One region of Hymenobacter sediminicola genomic DNA includes:
- a CDS encoding type III polyketide synthase encodes MISYLSAIGTANPPHRLPQAQIGDFMARALQFDTDQTRKLRALYRVSGIGHRYTVLPDYGRTNGEFTFFPNTPDLEPFPSVGARMRIYRQEALPLAAAAAESCLSQAPDVPANSLTHLISVSCTGMYAPGLDIELVNRLGLRPDVQRTCVNFMGCYAAFNALKLADAICRADADARVLVVCTELCTIHFQKHHEEDHLISNALFGDGAAAALVLGRPSGDRPHLALEAFHCGLEPDGHADMAWHVNDFGFEMTLSSYVPKLIQRGIRRLTDDLLRNLPVQLRDIRHFAIHPGGRRILETIEQELGLTTQDNRPAYHVLREYGNMSSATVLFVLRELLAGFTAADSGAPVLSFAFGPGLTLEAMLLRVV; translated from the coding sequence ATGATCAGCTACCTGAGTGCCATTGGCACGGCCAACCCGCCCCACCGTCTTCCACAAGCCCAGATCGGGGATTTCATGGCCCGCGCCCTGCAATTCGATACTGACCAGACCCGTAAGCTGCGGGCCCTCTACCGGGTGTCGGGCATTGGGCACCGCTATACCGTGCTACCCGATTACGGCCGCACCAACGGCGAATTCACCTTCTTTCCCAATACACCGGACCTGGAGCCGTTTCCGTCGGTAGGAGCCCGGATGCGGATATACCGCCAGGAGGCACTGCCGCTGGCTGCCGCCGCTGCTGAGAGCTGCCTGAGCCAAGCACCTGACGTGCCTGCCAATTCGCTGACACACCTGATTTCAGTGAGTTGCACGGGTATGTATGCGCCAGGGCTGGATATTGAGCTGGTAAACCGCTTGGGGCTGCGGCCTGATGTGCAGCGCACCTGCGTGAATTTTATGGGATGCTATGCTGCCTTCAATGCTCTGAAGCTGGCCGATGCCATTTGCCGGGCCGACGCCGACGCCCGCGTGCTGGTAGTTTGCACGGAGCTGTGTACCATTCACTTCCAGAAGCATCACGAAGAAGATCACCTCATTTCTAACGCGTTATTCGGCGACGGTGCGGCGGCGGCTCTGGTACTGGGTCGGCCCTCCGGCGACCGTCCGCACCTAGCCCTGGAAGCCTTCCACTGTGGCTTGGAGCCCGACGGGCACGCTGATATGGCCTGGCACGTCAACGACTTCGGATTTGAGATGACCCTCTCTTCTTACGTTCCCAAGCTGATTCAGCGCGGCATCCGGCGCCTCACCGACGACCTGCTACGCAACCTGCCCGTGCAGCTGCGCGACATCCGGCATTTCGCCATTCATCCGGGCGGGCGGCGCATTCTGGAAACCATTGAGCAGGAACTGGGCCTCACTACCCAGGACAACCGGCCGGCCTACCACGTGCTGCGCGAATACGGCAACATGTCGTCGGCAACGGTGCTGTTTGTACTGCGCGAATTGCTGGCCGGTTTCACGGCAGCCGACAGCGGCGCCCCGGTGCTCAGCTTTGCTTTCGGGCCCGGCCTCACGCTGGAGGCCATGCTGCTGCGCGTGGTGTAG
- a CDS encoding NAD(P)/FAD-dependent oxidoreductase, translating into MDVLIIGGGLGGLTAALDLRDRGYSVTVVERQHYPFHRVCGEYISNEVLPYLRRLDADPAELRPTRITRFQLSSPAGRTLSAPLDMGGFGISRFALDYHLAGLAEARGVVVLQRTTVAAVAYASATDSHITTLADGQQLEARVVLGAFGKRSALDRQLQRPFFQQRSPYLGVKHHLRLDYPTDQIALHNFEDGYAGISAVEDGRYCFCYLTTRHNLKQQGTIAALEQNVLARNPHLRRILETAEFLYPQPEVINEISFAPKSCVEDHMLLCGDAAGLITPLCGNGMAMAIHGAYLASTHLHEFLQGRITRTTLETRYRHSWQAQFGQRLQVGRLVQGLFGRPVLSEAVVGGLRHWQDGVQALMRRTHGTAF; encoded by the coding sequence TTGGACGTTCTCATTATTGGCGGCGGCCTGGGAGGCCTCACCGCTGCCCTCGACCTACGAGACCGTGGCTACAGCGTAACGGTGGTGGAACGGCAGCACTATCCGTTTCATCGGGTGTGTGGCGAGTATATCTCCAACGAAGTGCTGCCGTATCTGCGCCGCCTTGATGCCGATCCGGCGGAGCTGCGCCCAACCCGGATTACCCGGTTTCAACTGTCGTCGCCGGCGGGGCGCACGCTATCCGCCCCGCTTGACATGGGTGGATTCGGCATCAGCCGCTTCGCTCTCGACTATCATCTGGCGGGCTTGGCAGAGGCCCGTGGCGTTGTGGTGCTCCAGCGGACTACCGTGGCAGCGGTAGCCTATGCGTCAGCCACTGACAGCCACATCACAACGCTGGCCGACGGGCAGCAACTGGAAGCACGCGTTGTGCTGGGGGCTTTCGGCAAGCGCAGTGCCCTCGACCGGCAATTGCAACGGCCATTTTTTCAGCAACGCTCTCCGTACCTCGGTGTGAAGCACCACCTGCGCCTCGACTACCCGACTGACCAGATTGCGCTGCATAATTTTGAGGACGGCTACGCGGGCATCTCGGCGGTGGAAGACGGGCGCTACTGCTTCTGCTACCTCACCACGCGCCACAACCTGAAGCAGCAGGGCACCATTGCCGCACTGGAACAGAATGTACTGGCCCGCAATCCACACCTGCGCCGAATTCTGGAAACCGCCGAGTTTCTGTATCCACAACCGGAAGTCATCAACGAAATTTCCTTCGCGCCCAAAAGCTGTGTGGAAGACCACATGCTACTTTGCGGCGACGCAGCTGGCCTGATTACGCCGCTCTGCGGCAACGGTATGGCTATGGCTATACACGGTGCCTATCTGGCCAGCACCCACCTGCATGAGTTTCTGCAAGGCCGTATCACCCGCACGACATTGGAAACGCGCTACCGCCACAGCTGGCAGGCACAGTTTGGGCAGCGGCTGCAAGTGGGACGGCTGGTACAGGGCCTATTCGGGCGGCCTGTGCTGAGTGAGGCGGTAGTAGGCGGCCTGCGCCATTGGCAAGATGGCGTACAGGCCCTTATGCGTCGTACGCACGGCACCGCTTTCTGA
- a CDS encoding methyltransferase domain-containing protein, with the protein MPDFSSRATEEELMDDLSLASDALRRNLDELETINTWLGGYAPVLNALEKLRPQFPQNRPLRLADLGSGGGDTLRHIARWARKHAVPIELVGIDANPFMLEYAARKARNYPEIRFRQQDIFSADFQQQPFDILTCSLFCHHFSDAALAQLLPQWQQQAGLAVIINDLHRHPLAYYSIRWLTRLFRGSYLVQHDAPLSVARAFTRPDWQQLLAAAGITTYALRWRWAFRWQLILRREHKSSPAPEEQTR; encoded by the coding sequence ATGCCTGATTTTTCGAGCCGTGCGACGGAAGAGGAGTTGATGGACGACCTGTCGCTGGCGTCGGACGCGTTGCGCCGCAACCTCGACGAGTTGGAAACCATCAACACCTGGCTGGGAGGCTACGCGCCGGTACTGAATGCCCTGGAAAAGCTGCGGCCCCAGTTTCCTCAAAACCGCCCACTTCGCCTCGCCGACTTAGGTAGTGGCGGCGGCGACACGTTGCGGCATATTGCCCGCTGGGCCCGGAAACACGCAGTGCCCATAGAACTGGTCGGTATTGATGCCAACCCATTTATGCTGGAGTATGCGGCTCGAAAAGCCCGGAATTATCCTGAAATCAGATTTCGGCAGCAAGACATCTTTTCCGCCGATTTTCAGCAGCAGCCCTTCGATATCCTGACCTGCAGTCTGTTTTGCCACCATTTCTCTGATGCGGCGCTGGCGCAGCTGCTTCCGCAGTGGCAGCAGCAGGCGGGTCTGGCGGTCATCATCAACGACCTGCACCGGCACCCGCTGGCTTATTACAGCATCCGCTGGCTGACGCGCCTGTTTCGGGGCTCCTACCTTGTGCAGCACGATGCGCCCCTATCCGTAGCCCGTGCCTTCACTCGCCCCGACTGGCAACAGTTGCTAGCTGCAGCAGGCATCACAACTTATGCGTTGCGCTGGCGGTGGGCCTTCCGCTGGCAGTTGATTCTTCGGCGGGAGCACAAGAGTAGCCCAGCCCCAGAAGAGCAAACTAGGTAG
- a CDS encoding porin family protein, producing MKKIFLLLCLFGAGMAAQAQDGPIGTRSSTDYAPGTSDSRNNGFGVKAGFNLADLRGGDKDAYKNLSSLKTYHAGVYAQFGFNDKVSLQPEILFTRKGFDAEQFTVQSTTPGQTTGETRETRLDYIQVPVLLVYNIVDNVSVHVGPQVSLLVKAKYAGTERQISSVGLNSLEYGVVGGVEGRVGPARIGARYDLGLADIYNDPKDAGAGAYDNVKNGVFQLYVGVGFNN from the coding sequence ATGAAAAAGATTTTCCTTCTCCTCTGCCTGTTTGGTGCTGGCATGGCTGCTCAAGCCCAAGACGGTCCTATCGGCACGCGTTCTTCCACAGACTACGCTCCAGGTACCAGCGACTCGCGCAATAATGGGTTTGGTGTAAAGGCCGGCTTCAATCTGGCTGACCTGCGCGGCGGCGACAAAGACGCCTATAAGAACCTGTCCAGCCTGAAAACCTACCACGCGGGTGTATATGCGCAGTTTGGCTTCAACGATAAAGTGTCGTTGCAACCAGAGATACTGTTCACCCGCAAAGGCTTTGATGCTGAGCAGTTCACCGTTCAGTCGACGACGCCGGGCCAGACCACGGGCGAAACGCGCGAAACGCGCCTAGACTACATTCAGGTACCCGTGCTGCTGGTGTACAACATTGTTGATAATGTGAGCGTGCACGTTGGGCCGCAGGTATCGTTGCTGGTGAAGGCCAAGTATGCCGGTACGGAGCGTCAGATTTCCAGCGTAGGCCTCAATAGCCTCGAATATGGTGTAGTAGGCGGTGTGGAAGGCCGTGTTGGTCCTGCCCGCATTGGTGCCCGCTACGACCTGGGCCTGGCCGACATCTACAACGACCCTAAAGATGCTGGTGCCGGCGCTTACGACAACGTAAAGAACGGCGTGTTCCAGCTGTATGTAGGCGTGGGCTTCAACAACTAG
- a CDS encoding histone deacetylase family protein → MISIAWAPLYAHPLPANHRFPMLKYELLPEQLLREGVVAESAFFRPVPPPAEDIMRTHTTDYYQRLCSGQLTRHEERATGFPWSAQLIEREVMILGGTLECARRALQGGVALNIAGGTHHAFRDRGEGFCLLNDQAAAADYLLAQPEFGVSKVLIVDLDVHQGNGTARIFQHEPRVFTFSMHGARNYPHRKEQSDLDLALPDGTDDATYLSLLHDTLPRLLQEQQPDFIFYLSGVDVLETDKLGHLALSRAGCRQRDEFVLGLCHRHQIPVVVCMGGGYSPRIADIVEAHANTFRVAADLWS, encoded by the coding sequence ATGATTTCCATTGCCTGGGCTCCACTGTATGCCCATCCGCTGCCCGCCAACCACCGGTTTCCTATGCTCAAGTATGAATTGCTGCCGGAACAGTTGCTACGGGAAGGTGTGGTAGCAGAAAGCGCATTTTTCCGGCCCGTGCCACCGCCGGCTGAGGACATTATGCGCACCCACACGACCGACTATTACCAACGGCTATGTAGCGGCCAGCTCACGCGCCATGAGGAGCGCGCCACCGGCTTCCCGTGGAGTGCGCAGCTGATTGAGCGCGAAGTCATGATTCTGGGAGGCACGCTGGAATGTGCCCGCCGGGCGCTGCAGGGCGGTGTAGCGCTGAATATTGCCGGCGGCACCCACCATGCCTTTCGTGACCGGGGCGAAGGGTTCTGTTTGCTCAACGACCAGGCCGCGGCCGCCGACTATCTGCTGGCCCAGCCTGAGTTTGGTGTCAGCAAGGTGCTCATTGTGGATCTGGATGTGCATCAGGGCAACGGAACAGCCCGTATTTTTCAGCACGAGCCGCGAGTCTTTACGTTCAGCATGCACGGAGCCCGCAACTATCCGCACCGCAAGGAACAATCTGACCTCGACCTGGCCCTGCCCGATGGCACCGACGATGCGACCTACCTTAGCTTGCTACACGACACACTGCCGCGCCTGTTACAGGAGCAGCAGCCTGACTTTATCTTCTACCTAAGTGGGGTAGATGTGCTGGAAACCGACAAGCTCGGCCACCTTGCCCTGAGCCGTGCCGGCTGCCGCCAGCGCGACGAATTCGTGCTTGGTCTTTGTCACCGCCACCAGATTCCGGTGGTGGTATGTATGGGCGGCGGCTATTCCCCGCGCATCGCCGACATTGTGGAGGCGCACGCCAACACCTTTCGCGTAGCAGCTGATTTGTGGAGCTGA